ACTACTGTAAAGACCAAGCTCCAGAAGATCGCTATTTCCGATATCTCATTGGCTCGTGCCAGTGCCTCACGTGATATTTTTCCATAGTCTTCGGCCATCGCTGCGTCCCCCCGCGGAAGTTGTATCAACAAAGGGTGGTGCGCTCGGGGGGCCATTCCCGGGAGATCGCATGCCTATAGGCGGCAGTGCGCTTAAAGTCTCCGAACTCCCCCCGGCGCACCTTATCTGTCGCATCGGCCATGCCAGTTCGAGGCGTTGAAAAAATGACACCTCGAATGCTGTTAGAAAGCACTCTGTTGCCGAGCGCAAAAGAGAAGTGACGGAAAACTGACGGCTTAGCATGTCGAATGCTCGACGCAGAGCACGGTCACAAAGCGTCACAGAGCGCCGATCGCAAGCGGGATCATGTGATCGAGTTCGTAGTCGGCAGCCGTCGACGGACCCAGGCCGCTGCGTTTTAACAACAGTTGCTTTACTCCGTTCGTGAAGCTGGACGCTGTACTATCTCAGCCCGTCGCTCTACCAACTGAGTTATCAGGGAACACGAAAGGCGCGTATCTTATCCATATCGGTCCAATACGATTAATGCCTTCGCAGTCCGGTTTGCCCCATGAAATCTCGTAAGCGCCTGTTCATCGGCGTCGGCGCTGCTGTCGCCGCGCTGTTGGTGCTGCCTTTCCTCATCCCGCTGGGTTACTTCATTCCGGAAATCGAACGGTTCGCCTCCGAGCAGTTGAAGGCGCCGGTCAAGGTCGAATCCCTGAGCCTGTTTTTTCTGCCGCTTCCCCACCTAACCGTCAAGGGCATTGCGGTCGGCAAAAAACCTTTCCTTGAAGTCGAGAAAGTCATCATCACACCGCGACTGACGTCGCTCTTCAGCAGCCAGAACGTTATCAGCGAAATCAGCTTGCACGGTGTGGTCATCGGCCAGCCCCTGATTGCGAAGGCGTCAGCTTGGGCCGGCAGATCCGGCGCTGAAGGGCCTGCCACAATCCGCGTGGAACGCGTCGAAGTACGGGACGCATTCGTCAATCTGACTGACTTCAAGCTGCGGCAGATCGATGTCGACCTGGAACTGACGCCGGAGAGCGGACTTGCCCGTGCCCGGATACGCGCCGATCACGACCATCTGAACGCGACACTGGTGCCACAGGGCAGGGATTTCGCTGTGGAAATAGCGGCCCGGGAATGGAAACTGCCCGCCGGGCCGCCTTTACTGATGTCGAGCCTCAACGCGTCGGGTACGCTCAGTCCACAGCAGGGACTGACGATTTCGACAATAGAGGGCCGGTTGTACGACGGCACGGTCTCCGGCAAGTTGAACGTGGGTTGGTCAAGAGAGTGGACGATAGCCGGAAATCTTGATATTCAAAGTGTGGAAATTCAATCGATCGTGGCGCTTCTTACGAAGGACACGACGATCAGTGGCCGGCTGACGGCCAATCCCGTTGTCGACATGCGTGCACCGTCCGCCGCACAGCTGGGCGACGCTTTGGATGTCGAATCGGATTTCAAGGTGGAGAAAGGCATTCTCTACAACATCGATCTGAGCAATGCGCCGAAAGCGTTGTTGAACAAGGACGCGCTCAATGGCGGGGAAACTCGCTTCGACAATTTCTCGGGGCACCTCAGTGTCGATTCGGCCGGCTATGACCTGAGCAAAGTGGAAATTGCATCGGGCGTGCTGACGGCGGATGCGGAGTTGTCGGTTTCGTCGAAACAGGAGCTTTCGGGCCAGATCGATGTCGCGATCAAGGGGACCTCGGCGCTGGTCAGTACGCCGCTCGCGCTGTCCGGAACCGTGCAGCATCCGTCGCTGTATCCGTCCAAGGCGGCGCTCGCGGGGGCAGCGGCTGGCACTGCGTTGCTCGGTCCTGGCCTGGGTACTACGGTGGGGATGAAAGCCGTCCGAATGACCCAGAAGCTATTCGGCGGAAAGCCTAATAACAATAAGAAGAAGGCAGAGCCGGCAAAAGCGGAGGCAACAAAGCAGGCCAAGGATCAGGCGGCCGCCGACGAGAAGAAACAACCTTCGGCCGTGCACACCGGGCGCTGACCGCGATCAGCCGATTACCTTCGCGACCGCCTCGGTCACATGATCGATGTTGCGTGAATTCAGGGCGGCTACGCAGATGCGTCCGGTGTCGATTGCATAAACGGAAAATTCATCGCGCAAGCGGTCTACTGCAGCTTTCGAAAGCCCGGAATAGGAGAACATGCCGCGCTGCTTGGTCACGAAGCCGAAGTCAGACTTCGGCAGTCGCGTGCTCAGTTTTTCCGCGAGTTGCCGGCGCATTTCGCGGATGCGCTCGCGCATCTGTCCGAGCTCCTTTTCCCACAGCGCGCGCAACTCCGGGCTGTTGAGCACGGTGGCAACGATCTGGCCGCCGTGGGTGGGCGGATTCGAATAGTTCGTACGCACCGTACGCTTCAACTGGCTCAGCACGCGCGCCGCCTCTGCGCTGTCGCTTGCAACCACGCTTAACGCGCCGACGCGCTCACCGTAGAGCGAGAACGATTTCGAGAAAGAGTTCGAGACGAACACCGGGCATCCGCCCTGGGCAAAGCGCCGCACGACTTCGCCGTCGGCGTCGATGCCGTTGCCGAATCCCTGATAGGCGATATCCACGAAAGGCATGAGCCCGCGGGAAACGACGACGTCGATCACTTCGGTCCATTGTGCGGCAGACAGGTCCACGCCGGTCGGGTTATGACAACAGGCGTGAACGACGACGATGCTCCCGGCCGAAAGTGCTTTGAGCGACTGCATCATGCCGCTGAAATTGATGCCGTGCGAGGCGGCGTCGTAGTAGGGATACGTGTTCACCGTGAATCCCGCGTTCTCGAATAGCGCCCGGTGGTTTTCCCAGCTCGGATCCGAAATCCACACTTGGGATTGCGGCAGCAGGCGCCGCAGGAAATCGGCGCCGATCTTGAGGCCTCCTGTCCCGCCCAGAGCCTGTACCGTGATCACGCGGTTTTCCTTCACTGCCACACTGTCCGCACCGAAAACTAATTCCCTTACCGCGCGGTCATAGGCAGGCAGACCATCGATAGGTAGGTAGCTGCGCGGAGCGGATTTCTCGGCTAGCTGGATCTCCGCCCGGCGTACGCACTCGAGCAGCGGCACTTTGCCGCTGTCATCGTAATAGATGCCGACTCCGAGATTGACCTTGTTCGGATTCTTGTCGGCATTGAAAGTCTCGGTCACCCCCAGAATGGGGTCCTTCGGGGCCATTTGTACGGCGGCCAGCGGCGAAGCGGGGTGGGGGGCGTTCATCGTGATAACATCAAAAATTCTGAAGGCGCATATTGTACCGTGACAGTCACATTCCCCCATAGTCCGTTTCGCCTTCATCAGCCTTTCGAGCCGGCCGGGGATCAACCCGAGGCCATTGCCGCCCTGGTCGAGGGATTGAACGACGGGCTGGCATTCCAGACGCTGCTCGGCGTGACGGGTTCCGGCAAAACCTACACGATGGCCAATGTGATCGCGCGTACTGGTCGACCCGCGATCATCATGGCGCCGAACAAAACGCTAGCCGCTCAGCTCTACGGCGAAATGCGCGAATTCTTCCCGGAAAACGCCATCGAGTACTTCGTTTCTTACTACGACTACTACCAGCCGGAAGCGTACGTTCCCTCGCGCGATCTGTTCATCGAGAAGGACTCCAGCATCAACGAACACATCGAGCAGATGCGTCTGTCCGCGACCAAATCGCTGCTCGAACGCGACGACGCCGTGATCGTGGCCACGGTCTCCGCGATCTACGGCATCGGCGATCCGGTCGACTACCACGGCATGATCCTGCACCTGCGCGAGAAGGAGCGCATGAGCCAGCGCGACGTCATCTCGCGGCTGACGGAAATGCAGTACGACCGCAACGATTTCGAATTTCGCCGCGGCGCTTTCCGCGTGCGCGGCGACGTGGTCGACGTCTTCCCTGCCGAGAACTCGGAAGTCGCGCTGCGCATTACGCTGTTCGATGACGATGTCGAGACGCTGACGCTGTTCGACCCGTTGACCGGCCATCTGCTTCAAAAGGTGCCGAGGTATACCGTCTATCCGTCCAGCCATTACGTTACGCCGCGCAGCACTACGTTGCGGGCAATAGAGGCGATCAAGGAAGAACTGTGCGGACGGATCGAATTCTTTCAGACGACC
This region of Betaproteobacteria bacterium genomic DNA includes:
- a CDS encoding aspartate/tyrosine/aromatic aminotransferase; its protein translation is MNAPHPASPLAAVQMAPKDPILGVTETFNADKNPNKVNLGVGIYYDDSGKVPLLECVRRAEIQLAEKSAPRSYLPIDGLPAYDRAVRELVFGADSVAVKENRVITVQALGGTGGLKIGADFLRRLLPQSQVWISDPSWENHRALFENAGFTVNTYPYYDAASHGINFSGMMQSLKALSAGSIVVVHACCHNPTGVDLSAAQWTEVIDVVVSRGLMPFVDIAYQGFGNGIDADGEVVRRFAQGGCPVFVSNSFSKSFSLYGERVGALSVVASDSAEAARVLSQLKRTVRTNYSNPPTHGGQIVATVLNSPELRALWEKELGQMRERIREMRRQLAEKLSTRLPKSDFGFVTKQRGMFSYSGLSKAAVDRLRDEFSVYAIDTGRICVAALNSRNIDHVTEAVAKVIG